A stretch of Cicer arietinum cultivar CDC Frontier isolate Library 1 chromosome 5, Cicar.CDCFrontier_v2.0, whole genome shotgun sequence DNA encodes these proteins:
- the LOC101491453 gene encoding uncharacterized protein isoform X2, whose translation MNSEGENHVTKDHNDISCRRAVSLPVAFKDDDLLLEIPSRTPEECSQDFVAIKMPMTPSPTPTPKRVNFLVSSRSVGALINNSPGSETSKGKSSIRNFLPKLSFMYRTPANIEKANTPTPEVLSSGSREKPLISRSLSLSKTFSPRIKRTSSLPVEDIGISNTESTHGGNGSVGGPPLSTRRKIARSLSMPTNNKDKSLRRMDSFFRVVPSTSRVKEINELLSVSSTKDTENEDADDGGEDIAKEEAVCRICLVELCEGGETFKLECSCKGELALAHQECAIKWFSIKGNKTCDVCKEDVKNLPVTILRIQSVRNQISGASRSPLEDVNGSRVWMEVPMLVIVSILGYFFFLEQLLFAKMGTGAIATALPFSCVLGLLSSMTSSTMVQSRFIWIYASFQFAMVVLFAHIFYSLVHLQAVLSVLLATFAGFGVVMSGSYIPVEFFRWRRRWQALQEQQHGAQLMTQAGQQPQAVNTPRLDASNDSHPVVQDLQNSNQS comes from the exons ATGAATTCTGAAGGAGAAAACCATGTAACTAAGGATCATAATGATATTTCTTGCAGAAGAGCAGTTTCTCTTCCTGTTGCTTTCAAG GATGATGATCTTCTCCTAGAAATACCGTCAAGAACACCAGAAGAGTGTTCGCAAGATTTTGTTGCAATCAAAATGCCAATGACACCAAGTCCAACTCCTACTCCCAAAAGAGTGAATTTTCTGGTGAGTTCTCGCAGTGTTGGCGCTCTGATAAATAATTCACCTGGATCTGAAACATCGAAAGGCAAATCATCGATAAGAAACTTCCTACCAAAATTGAGCTTCATGTATAGGACACCAGCAAATATTGAAAAGGCTAATACACCAACTCCAGAAGTTTTGTCTTCGGGTTCTCGAGAAAAGCCTTTAATCTCAAGATCATTGTCCCTTAGTAAGACATTTTCTCCTCGGATTAAAAGAACTTCATCATTGCCGGTAGAAGATATTGGAATTTCAAACACAGAATCTACTCATGGTGGAAATGGAAGTGTTGGTGGTCCTCCTCTGAGT ACTCGGCGAAAGATAGCTCGCTCTCTTTCAATGCCTACCAACAACAAGGACAAAAGCCTGAGGAGGATGGATTCGTTTTTTCGTGTTGTTCCTTCTACTTCTCGAGTAAAGGAAATAAATGAATTGTTGAGCGTGTCCTCAACAAAAGATACTG AAAACGAAGATGCTGATGATGGTGGTGAAGATATAGCTAAAGAAGAGGCTGTGTGTAGAATCTGTCTGGTTGAATTATGTGAAGGAGGTGAGACCTTCAAGTTGGAATGTAGCTGCAAAGGTGAACTTGCTTTGGCTCACCAAGAATGTGCTATTAAATGGTTTAGTATAAAGGGTAACAAGACTTGTGATGTTTGCAAGGAGGATGTTAAAAACCTTCCTGTCACTATATTACGGATCCAAAGTGTTCGAAATCAGATTAGTGGAGCAAGTAGATCTCCGCTCGAAGATGTAAACGGGTCCAG GGTTTGGATGGAAGTTCCGATGCTTGTCATTGTCAGCATATTGggctatttttttttccttgagCAACTGTTG TTTGCAAAAATGGGAACTGGTGCAATTGCCACAGCTCTTCCATTTTCCTGTGTACTTGGTCTGCTCTCCTCCATGACATCGTCAACCATGG TGCAGAGCAGGTTCATATGGATTTATGCATCTTTCCAGTTTGCTATGGTGGTTCTATTCGCGcatatattttactctttg GTTCATCTGCAAGCAGTTCTGTCAGTCCTTCTTGCAACCTTTGCTGGTTTTGGTGTGGTGATGAGTGGAAGTTATATCCCTGTAGAGTTTTTTAGATGGAGAAGGAGATGGCAGGCTCTACAAGAGCAACAACATGGCGCTCAACTGATGACACAAGCAGGACAACAACCTCAAGCTGTAAACACCCCACGCTTGGACGCATCCAACGACAGTCATCCGGTTGTGCAAGATCTACAAAACTCAAATCAGAGCTGA
- the LOC140920251 gene encoding uncharacterized protein produces the protein MSMWKLDPDNVKHYIVDMFLRNKESDKLFLAPYNSGAHWVLFAINAVSEVIYYLDPVHGNYTNHPEIKTMLDTALKVYRAQRGAKVSKQKSNNITWISIKCPRQTNNIDCGYYILRFMKEIVEKNKTIIPETYFDNSSPSYSEEDLMELKEDWCQYVLDMQII, from the exons atgtcgatgtggaaactcgatccagacaatgtaaaacactacattgtagatatgtttttaagaaataaagaaagtgataaattgttcttggcaccatataattcagg ggcacattgggtgctatttgcaatcaatgcggtctctgaagttatatactatttggatcccgtgcacggcaattacaccaatcaccccgaaataaagactatgctcgacac tgccttaaaagtttatcgagctcaaagaggtgctaaagtgtcgaagcagaagtctaataacattacatggatctcaataaagtgccctcgtcaaacaaataacatcgactgtgggtactacatattgagattcatgaaggagattgttgagaagaataaaactattatcccagaaacg tactttgacaattccagtccatcatattctgaggaagatctgatggaattaaaggaagactggtgtcagtatgtgcttgacatgcaaattatttga
- the LOC101491453 gene encoding uncharacterized protein isoform X1: MNSEGENHVTKDHNDISCRRAVSLPVAFKDDDLLLEIPSRTPEECSQDFVAIKMPMTPSPTPTPKRVNFLVSSRSVGALINNSPGSETSKGKSSIRNFLPKLSFMYRTPANIEKANTPTPEVLSSGSREKPLISRSLSLSKTFSPRIKRTSSLPVEDIGISNTESTHGGNGSVGGPPLSKKQTRRKIARSLSMPTNNKDKSLRRMDSFFRVVPSTSRVKEINELLSVSSTKDTENEDADDGGEDIAKEEAVCRICLVELCEGGETFKLECSCKGELALAHQECAIKWFSIKGNKTCDVCKEDVKNLPVTILRIQSVRNQISGASRSPLEDVNGSRVWMEVPMLVIVSILGYFFFLEQLLFAKMGTGAIATALPFSCVLGLLSSMTSSTMVQSRFIWIYASFQFAMVVLFAHIFYSLVHLQAVLSVLLATFAGFGVVMSGSYIPVEFFRWRRRWQALQEQQHGAQLMTQAGQQPQAVNTPRLDASNDSHPVVQDLQNSNQS, encoded by the exons ATGAATTCTGAAGGAGAAAACCATGTAACTAAGGATCATAATGATATTTCTTGCAGAAGAGCAGTTTCTCTTCCTGTTGCTTTCAAG GATGATGATCTTCTCCTAGAAATACCGTCAAGAACACCAGAAGAGTGTTCGCAAGATTTTGTTGCAATCAAAATGCCAATGACACCAAGTCCAACTCCTACTCCCAAAAGAGTGAATTTTCTGGTGAGTTCTCGCAGTGTTGGCGCTCTGATAAATAATTCACCTGGATCTGAAACATCGAAAGGCAAATCATCGATAAGAAACTTCCTACCAAAATTGAGCTTCATGTATAGGACACCAGCAAATATTGAAAAGGCTAATACACCAACTCCAGAAGTTTTGTCTTCGGGTTCTCGAGAAAAGCCTTTAATCTCAAGATCATTGTCCCTTAGTAAGACATTTTCTCCTCGGATTAAAAGAACTTCATCATTGCCGGTAGAAGATATTGGAATTTCAAACACAGAATCTACTCATGGTGGAAATGGAAGTGTTGGTGGTCCTCCTCTGAGT AAAAAACAGACTCGGCGAAAGATAGCTCGCTCTCTTTCAATGCCTACCAACAACAAGGACAAAAGCCTGAGGAGGATGGATTCGTTTTTTCGTGTTGTTCCTTCTACTTCTCGAGTAAAGGAAATAAATGAATTGTTGAGCGTGTCCTCAACAAAAGATACTG AAAACGAAGATGCTGATGATGGTGGTGAAGATATAGCTAAAGAAGAGGCTGTGTGTAGAATCTGTCTGGTTGAATTATGTGAAGGAGGTGAGACCTTCAAGTTGGAATGTAGCTGCAAAGGTGAACTTGCTTTGGCTCACCAAGAATGTGCTATTAAATGGTTTAGTATAAAGGGTAACAAGACTTGTGATGTTTGCAAGGAGGATGTTAAAAACCTTCCTGTCACTATATTACGGATCCAAAGTGTTCGAAATCAGATTAGTGGAGCAAGTAGATCTCCGCTCGAAGATGTAAACGGGTCCAG GGTTTGGATGGAAGTTCCGATGCTTGTCATTGTCAGCATATTGggctatttttttttccttgagCAACTGTTG TTTGCAAAAATGGGAACTGGTGCAATTGCCACAGCTCTTCCATTTTCCTGTGTACTTGGTCTGCTCTCCTCCATGACATCGTCAACCATGG TGCAGAGCAGGTTCATATGGATTTATGCATCTTTCCAGTTTGCTATGGTGGTTCTATTCGCGcatatattttactctttg GTTCATCTGCAAGCAGTTCTGTCAGTCCTTCTTGCAACCTTTGCTGGTTTTGGTGTGGTGATGAGTGGAAGTTATATCCCTGTAGAGTTTTTTAGATGGAGAAGGAGATGGCAGGCTCTACAAGAGCAACAACATGGCGCTCAACTGATGACACAAGCAGGACAACAACCTCAAGCTGTAAACACCCCACGCTTGGACGCATCCAACGACAGTCATCCGGTTGTGCAAGATCTACAAAACTCAAATCAGAGCTGA